The proteins below are encoded in one region of Sphaerodactylus townsendi isolate TG3544 linkage group LG06, MPM_Stown_v2.3, whole genome shotgun sequence:
- the LOC125435419 gene encoding LOW QUALITY PROTEIN: S100P-binding protein (The sequence of the model RefSeq protein was modified relative to this genomic sequence to represent the inferred CDS: deleted 1 base in 1 codon), whose amino-acid sequence MASRYCHSRSSGLYHELKVTILNDLVSRSKRPFGDFQEGEQALQPDVKKQQCGLTFPSQKMSLASAIPSSPSNRIAISQVYSLIPDGDCDDSDMDSTILEFSDGEFHDSPLSVTLEDEDQLLADDLETDTNNILVEFSVKEVGSGFPAASFQDTQLQSVPSTLDVSPEPLHPTGLSICPSSVPPYSSAPANPAGATNATVDPQNQMGLNVSPDRLGFQAAESIEASSCSLKRGDSGSGILDKGAIQTGGEESSPICSGESAGSPPCEEASISAPEVASDHFITAKKEDHAEDPSPEASEKSSPEESEDPSPHCFKRQRIFIPEDELQLSKEKYVASVLTHIQHPNIIGSQRLNVKVWASKAIQTFRKVGGPTKGLWCLLPPLGPVVIREHFFLQTRNRATEVRGAWRGREAKGIQVLMALKVRVSEAVNELHELMGKVTSEYHFQEADQRHPTNLTMRNYAKRRNREIQKYSLEKWMSLNKRYGRRFATIPDKFERSLALSR is encoded by the exons ATGGCGAGCAGGTATTGCCACTCCCGCTCTTCTGGACTCTATCATGAACTTAAAGTCACTATTTTAAATGATTTAGTTTCCAGGAGCAAGAGGCCTTTTGGAGACTTTCAAGAGGGAGAGCAAGCCCTTCAACCAGATGTTAAGAAACAGCAGTGCGGCTTAACCTTCCCGTCCCAAAAGATGTCGCTGGCATCTGCTATTCCTtcatctccaagcaacagaataGCTATTTCTCAGGTTTATTCCCTGATCCCCGATGGAGACTGTGATGACAGCGACATGGATTCCACCATACTAGAATTTTCCGATGGGGAGTTCCACGACTCCCCCTTGAGTGTTACCCTTGAAGATGAGGATCAGCTTTTAGCAGATGACCTGGAGACAGACACAAACAATATATTAGTAGAGTTCAGTGTAAAAGAAGTGGGCAGTGGGTTTCCTGCAGCATCCTTTCAAGACACTCAGCTACAGAGTGTTCCTAGCACCTTAGATGTGAGTCCAGAGCCCCTCCATCCCACTGGCCTTTCAATCTGCCCCAGTAGTGTTCCTCCTTACAGTAGTGCCCCTGCAAATCCTGCAGGAGCAACTAATGCCACTGTAGATCCTCAGAATCAAATGGGACTCAATGTGAGTCCAGACAGGCTTGGGTTTCAAGCTGCCGAATCAATTGAGGCAAGTTCTTGTAGCCTAAAGAGAGGGGATAGTGGATCTGGGATACTAGATAAGGGAGCTATTCAGACAGGAGGAGAGGAGTCATCACCCATATGCT CAGGAGAGAGTGCAGGCAGCCCACCCTGTGAGGAAGCATCAATCTCTGCCCCAGAGGTTGCATCAGACCACTTCATCACTGCCAAAAAAGAGGATCATGCAGAAGACCCCAGCCCTGAAGCATCTGAAAAATCCAGCCCTGAAGAATCCGAAGACCCCAGCCCTCATTGTTTCAAGAG ACAGCGAATATTCATCCCAGAAGATGAACTCCAGTTGAGCAAAGAGAAATATGTTGCAAGTGTTCTTACCCACATTCAACATCCCAACATCATAGGT AGCCAGAGGCTTAATGTCAAAGTGTGGGCCAGTAAAGCCATCCAAACATTCAGAAAGGTAGGTGGTCCGACAAAGGGTCTGTGGTGTCTTCTGCCTCCGCTGGGGCCTGTTGTGATCAGGGAGCACTTTTTCCTCCAG ACTAGAAACAGGGCAACTGAAGTCAGGGGTGCTTGGAGAGGCAGAGAGGCAAAGGGGATCCAGGTGTTAATGGCCCTGAAGGTCCGAGTCTCAG AAGCTGTTAACGAATTGCACGAACTAATGGGGAAGGTAACTTCTGAATACCACTTCCAGGAGGCCGATCAGAGGCACCCGACAAACTTGACCATGAG